Proteins from one Cryptomeria japonica chromosome 4, Sugi_1.0, whole genome shotgun sequence genomic window:
- the LOC131029428 gene encoding uncharacterized protein LOC131029428: MLGEGTQEEDEQGKADKETSTYTQPPPNTIGTSTQPPLTTTTQPPILTTSTTTTHVTMPMSTPTHTFVTSATLPLLTQVLTPATEKVTIHNVESDSDQEDEQPMVQLVQRKSEKKKEKKSIQLKKQAPIDPMDIDRQDLPEELSVEEEKEQNEPKDSQDERLLLTLKDQENLLKEIVVGGEMKETNKDDREFEEEVSGKLGELHKQ, from the coding sequence ATGCTAGGAGAAGGCACTCAGGAGGAAGATGAGCAAGGAAAGGCCGACAAAGAAACATCTACATATACTCAACCCCCTCCTAATACAATAGGTACATCTACTCAACCTCCACTTACCACCACAACACAACCTCCAATTTTGACAACATCAACTACTACCACTCATGTGACAATGCCAATGTCTACACCAACTCATACTTTTGTTACATCAGCAACATTACCTCTGTTAACACAAGTATTAACTCCTGCAACAGAGAAGGTCACCATTCATAATGTTGAGTCTGATTCAGATCAGGAAGATGAGCAACCTATGGTGCAACTAGTGCAAAGAAAGagtgagaagaagaaagaaaagaagtctATTCAGCTCAAGAAACAGGCACCGATCGATCCCATGGACATTGATAGACAAGATTTACCAGAGGAGTTGTCGGTTGAGGAAGAAAAAGAACAAAATGAGCCCAAAGATTCACAAGATGAGAGATTGCTCTTAACTCTAAAGGACCAAGAGAATTTGTTGAAAGAAATAGTTGTTGGAGGAGAAATGAAAGAAACTAATAAAGATGATAGGGAGTTTGAGGAAGAAGTAAGTGGCAAGTTGGGAGAGTTGCACAAACAGTAG